In a genomic window of Helianthus annuus cultivar XRQ/B chromosome 10, HanXRQr2.0-SUNRISE, whole genome shotgun sequence:
- the LOC110882401 gene encoding uncharacterized protein LOC110882401, translated as MKLEDEDKTAFRTDLGIFCYTKMPFGLKNAGATYQRLMDKIFADDIGKHIEVYIDDLVIKSPEEDQKLKDIEKTFNSLRNVNMKLNPAKCSFGMEEGKFLGFIVTNGGFKVNPEKVQAIEWMPSPKTIKEMQRLAGRLAALNRFLSNHAAKSYPFISTLRNCVKKQEFKWTPEAEAAFQQMKECLIKLPTLTASYEKEPLILYLSSSDKAVGSVLMVERNGVQTPIYYVSRVLTDPETRYSTMEKLVLALLHSSRRLRRPRPAIKGQVLADFVTEVPVKKIKDCEIVETPTKDTSDGVWLLYTDGSSNEDGAGAGLRLVSPDKHEFTYAIKLDFKNTNNEAEYKAFLAGLRLAIKMGAQNLQTHVDSLLIASQINGLSDAKGEVMALYLEQAKELLQRFKTYKVVHINRSENKPADALSKLASTSFQHLAKDVRIEVLKNPSVLLRKVNVIEVGQPSWMTPIIQYLRDGILPEGKAEARKIQNKALHYEMNDGILYRKSYLGPLLRCVVAHPQGNDQVESVTVKSG; from the exons ATGAAGCTCGAAGACGAGGACAAAACAGCTTTTCGAACCGACCTCGGCATCTTCTGTTACACAAAAATGCCGTTCGGCCTCAAGAATGCTGGCGCTACGTACCAGCGCCTGATGGATAAAATCTTCGCTGATGATATTGGGAAACACATCGAGGTTTACATCGATGATCTAGTGATCAAGAGTCCAGAAGAAGACCAAAAGCTGAAGGAtatcgagaaaacattcaactcGTTGAGAAATGTGAACATGAAATTGAATCCTGCCAAATGTTCCTTTggtatggaagaagggaagtttttaGGCTTCATAGTCACAAATGGCGGCTTCAAAGTAAACCCAGAGAAGGTTCAAGCGATAGAGTGGATGCCATCACCAAAAACAATCAAGGAGATGCAGCGGTTAGCCGGCCGCTTAGCCGCGCTCAACCGATTCCTATCAAATCACGCCGCAAAGTCATACCCTTTTATCAGCACCTTGCGCAATTGCGTAAAGAAACAAGAGTTCAAGTGGACGCCAGAGGCGGAAGCGGCTTTTCAGCAGATGAAAGAATGCTTGATCAAACTCCCTACACTGACCGCGTCATATGAAAAGGAACCACTCATACTATACTTATCTTCTTCAGATAAGGCAGTGGGGTCGGTACTCATGGTAGAAAGAAACGGGGTACAAACTCCAATTTATTATGTTAGTAGGGTGCTTaccgacccagaaacaagatattcaacAATGGAGAAGTTGGTACTGGCACTGCTTCACTCTTCTAGAAGGTTGCGCAG GCCGCGCCCAGCTATCAAGGGGCAAGTCCTTGCAGACTTCGTCACTGAAGTTCCAGTGAAAAAAATCAAAGATTGTGAGATCGTTGAGACTCCCACGAAAGATACATCTGACGGAGTATGGTTGTTATACACTGATGGGTCATCAAACGAGGACGGCGCAGGAGCAGGATTGCGCCTCGTGAGCCCCGACAAGCATGAATTTACATACGCCATCAAGTTGGACTTCAAGAACACCAACAATGAAGCGGAATATAAGGCATTTCTGGCAGGCCTGCGCCTTGCCATAAAGATGGGAGCTCAAAATCTACAAACACATGTCGATTCACTTTTGATTGCTAGTCAAATCAATGGACTTTCCGATGCAAAGGGCGAGGTCATGGCCCTATATTTAGAACAAGCGAAAGAGTTACTTCAGCGCTTCAAGACATACAAGGTGGTTCACATCAATCGCTCTGAAAACAAACCAGCAGACGCTTTGAGCAAGCTCGCTTCAACCTCCTTTCAACATCTAGCCAAAGATGTAAGGATTGAAGTACTCAAGAATCCATCAGTCTTGCTGCGCAAAGTAAATGTAATCGAAGTAGGGCAGCCATCCTGGATGACTCCTATAATTCAATATCTGCGAGACGGGATACTCCCAGAAGGCAAAGCAGAGGCGAGGAAGATTCAAAACAAGGCCTTACACTATGAAATGAATGATGGTATTTTATACCGAAAATCCTATTTAGGGCCCCTATTGCGTTGTGTAGTTGCGCATCCTCAAGGTAACGATCAGGTAGAAAGTGTAACGGTCAAAAGTGGCTAG